GCATTTCCGGCCATTTTGGGACGCATCTGCACCAAGCCTTGTGAAAAGGGATGTCGACGAAACGCCGCAGATGACCCAGTCGCGGTGTGTCAATTGAAGCAAGTTGTTGCCGACAAAGACTTGGCGACCGGTGACGGTTACCAACCCGAACCAAGGATCGCATCTGGAAAACGTGTTGCCATCATTGGCGCTGGTTTGACCGGTCTGTCGGCAGCCTACTACCTGACTCGGCTTGGGCATCGATGCCAGGTTTTGGAGAAAGCGTCGCAGCCAGGTGGCCGGCTGCACGCATTGGGTGCCGATGCTTTGCCGCCAGCGGTTCTGGCATCAGAGATTCAGCGAGTTCGTCAGGTTGGGTTCGAATTGACCTGCGATCGAACGGTCCAGTCGGCGGATGAATTTACGACACTGTTGGACGACTTTGATGCGGTCCTGGTGGCTTGGGGCGAAGGCCAAATGCAGGCGGCACAGCGGTTGGGATTGAAGACGAACCGAAAAGGCATCCAGGTGGATCGTGCGACCTACGCCACGGATATCGATCAGGTATTTGCCGCGGGAAACGCCGTTCGTGGAAACGCACTCTTTGTACGCAGCACGGCGGATGGGAAAGAAGCGGCTGTTTGCATCGATCAGTACCTGACCCTGGGAAAAACGACCGGAATCTCTCGGTCTTTTTCATCTCGGATGGGAAAGGTCGCACCCCAAGAACTGGGTCAGTTTGTACAAGACGCCGGACACGCACCCTTGGCCACGGAGCAATTGGTGGTGGACGAATCGACCGGTGGTGTGGATTCCGTCACAGCCGCGAAGCAGTCCGGCCGTTGTCTGGCTTGTGGGTGCGTGGCCCATGGAAACTGTCGATTGGAACATTGGGCATCAAAATACAATGCCGACCCGGGACGATTTGGATCTCGTCAAGCGACCTACGAAGTGGTGGGTCGCGGTGGCGACGTTTTGTTCGAACCCGGTAAGTGCATCAAGTGCGAGTTGTGCATTCAGATCGCCTCAAAGTCCAAATCAGATCTTGGGCTGTCATTCGTCGGCCGTGGTTTTGATGTTCGCGTCGGCGTTCCGTTTGACCGTTCCTGGGAAGACGCCGTTCGCTCGGTTGCCCAGGAATGCGTCGATGCCTGTCCGACAGGGGCCATCTATTTTCGCTGGCGTGATGTCGACGTGGTGGACTTGGGCGAATCAAAGACGAAATCCCAATGAACAGTCATTCGAAGGAAGGTGCCGATTCTTGAGACGCTAGAAATTTTCGCAAGCGTGCCAAGTGATCGGTGTTGATCAAGTCGACGTTTGCGTCGACAAGAACTTGCCATAGGTTTTGGTCTTCGGGAGTGGCCCAGAATCGAAGGGTGCGACCCGCACGATGAGCCTTGGTGACGATCTGCTGCAGCTTTTGTTTGTCGTCATCTGCGATGGGGCCTGAACCCCGATAGGCGAAGTGGCTGGTCCATCGATCGCTGATCATTGGCATCAGGTGGGCGGGCATGTCGGAATCAAGGTCGCTCAGCCGACCATCAATTCCAGCGTAACGTGTCGACTGTTCAGCCATCATCTCGATCGGTCGGTTGCCGCTGATGACAACACTGATCGCACCGGTGACTTGCTTTCCGTCTTTGACGTGAGTCAACATAAAAGCGTACTCGGACAACAATTCATGCAGCGCCGCATAGGTCGTTTCGCCATTGTCTTTGATGTCGACCAGCAAGATGAATTCGATGGGATGCTGGTAAACCGATCCTTGGAATTTTCGGACACGGCGACTTAGCGGATCCAGGTACATTGACCTTAGCGTACGGTCGGGGCTGATCTGATCGGCATCGTGGGCCACCACCAAATCGCCGTCGCGCAGAAAGATGTCCGCTTCCACGCTTCCAAATCCGTTGGCCAGGGCATCCGTCAACGGCTGTGGGCGCGTGTAATCGTTGTGGGAATGTGCCGC
The DNA window shown above is from Crateriforma spongiae and carries:
- a CDS encoding FAD-dependent oxidoreductase; this translates as MPTIRIDQTDVVVDPGTTVLEAARSVGIEIPTLCYLKGYDPSASCQVCLVRDVATGRMVPSCATTATDGLQIESESDEVHAARRTALELLLSEHVGDCLAPCHFACPAHMDIPLMLRQIGDQEWSAAIETIKNDIAFPAILGRICTKPCEKGCRRNAADDPVAVCQLKQVVADKDLATGDGYQPEPRIASGKRVAIIGAGLTGLSAAYYLTRLGHRCQVLEKASQPGGRLHALGADALPPAVLASEIQRVRQVGFELTCDRTVQSADEFTTLLDDFDAVLVAWGEGQMQAAQRLGLKTNRKGIQVDRATYATDIDQVFAAGNAVRGNALFVRSTADGKEAAVCIDQYLTLGKTTGISRSFSSRMGKVAPQELGQFVQDAGHAPLATEQLVVDESTGGVDSVTAAKQSGRCLACGCVAHGNCRLEHWASKYNADPGRFGSRQATYEVVGRGGDVLFEPGKCIKCELCIQIASKSKSDLGLSFVGRGFDVRVGVPFDRSWEDAVRSVAQECVDACPTGAIYFRWRDVDVVDLGESKTKSQ
- a CDS encoding phosphatidylinositol-specific phospholipase C/glycerophosphodiester phosphodiesterase family protein: MRTLLILSWCVALIGSPQNAESQSPERVYPAAHSHNDYTRPQPLTDALANGFGSVEADIFLRDGDLVVAHDADQISPDRTLRSMYLDPLSRRVRKFQGSVYQHPIEFILLVDIKDNGETTYAALHELLSEYAFMLTHVKDGKQVTGAISVVISGNRPIEMMAEQSTRYAGIDGRLSDLDSDMPAHLMPMISDRWTSHFAYRGSGPIADDDKQKLQQIVTKAHRAGRTLRFWATPEDQNLWQVLVDANVDLINTDHLARLRKFLASQESAPSFE